The nucleotide sequence ACAACTTTGCCTTAAAAAACGAAATCCCAGAGCAGCCGCCGATAAAGCTGATCTCACTAATGTCATCATTGGCGGGTCTTGTGCACACCTCATTAGAATGCATGCACCCGGAAGAAAAAGAAGAACTTCTAAAATACATTTACGAGTGGTCATCATTAAGCCCAGGAGACTTGGACAGAACGCTTCTTAATACCATCAACATTGACTATGACCATTATAATATCAAGGCGTCATTGACAACAGTAAATGCATGTATGGAAACATTGATTAGCATATGGGGCAAAATGGACACCTTGGAGTTTATCGGGCAGAAAAAAGAAAATGTGGTGCTTTCTTCCCAAACTATACAGCAACAGGCAAAACAAACGGTGAAAAAGTTAAACATCTTTGACTAATAATTAGGACATGAATGCACTAAATAGAAAAGAGATTTTGCAGAAGTATCTCGTTTTCCTCGGTTACTTCACTGCTTTGCTTTTCATCACAATTAGTTGTGGCTTTTTTTTCCTAAAAGCGTCTAAAAGCTATGCCAGCGCTATAAAAGAAAGAAAAAAAGAAGTGGAGGTTTTTAACGAAAACATGGCGTCTCTATCTGCAAAGATGGACACTATAAATAATTACCTGGGCTTGCTCAATACAAACTTGGTATCTAATGAAGAAGCGCTGGAAAGAACAATTTTAAAAGTCAAAGAACAAGCGGTCAAAGAAATTGAGGCTTTGGAAAATGCTGGCGATAACCAATATGAATTTTACAAAACCATGCTTAAGGATGTTGACCTTATATTGGATTCTAAAAAATCGCTGCAAGAAGAAAAGGAAGAAGAGGACAACTACAAAAGAAAGCTGCTCGAGTGCAATAAGGCAAACTTACAATTTCGAAAATAATAAGATCCTTAACAAAATACTTATATGAAATTTTTGAAGATAAGTTCCGAAGAAAAGAA is from Cytophagaceae bacterium ABcell3 and encodes:
- the tssO gene encoding type VI secretion system TssO, which translates into the protein MNALNRKEILQKYLVFLGYFTALLFITISCGFFFLKASKSYASAIKERKKEVEVFNENMASLSAKMDTINNYLGLLNTNLVSNEEALERTILKVKEQAVKEIEALENAGDNQYEFYKTMLKDVDLILDSKKSLQEEKEEEDNYKRKLLECNKANLQFRK